In Haloplanus rubicundus, one DNA window encodes the following:
- a CDS encoding hydantoinase B/oxoprolinase family protein: MSGSGVDPVTLEVLRNACVAVAEEMNATLVRTSYSPNIKDRRDCSCALFDVVGEGEDAAAEMISQAENIPVHLGAMPYSVAAAIEAFPPAELEDGDAILLNDPFHGGAHLPDMTLVTPIFVDGELVAVAANRAHHADVGGGRAGSVAADSTEIYQEGLRVPPVKLYEGGDPVEAVFDLLLTNVRTPDERRGDFRAQRAANRTAVERVRDLADRHGLDTLRAATTEIKAYAERRMRAEISELPAGTVTFEDRLDDDGQGTEDVRIAVAVTVDGDELVVDFEGTSEQVPGAVNAPLAVTASATYYAVRCVTDPDVPPNAGTYRPIEIRAPEGTVVNARPPAAVVGGNLEISQRATDALLGAFGEEAPERSVAAAQGTMNSVTFGGADRTGEAFAFYETIGGGYGGRAGADGMDGVHAHMSNTLNTPAEVLETVYPVRVRRYEYRPDTGGAGEYRGGLGLRRDVEVLDDDVAFSLLADRRRHPPYGLAGGAPGAPGEDYLTPADDDAERIPGKSTHDLDAGDVVSVRTPGGGGFGDPADRDPDAVARDLRLGKVSAETVRQVYGLDPSDLK; encoded by the coding sequence ATGAGCGGGAGCGGCGTCGACCCCGTCACGCTCGAAGTCCTGCGCAACGCCTGCGTCGCGGTGGCCGAGGAGATGAACGCGACGCTCGTGCGGACGAGTTACTCCCCCAACATCAAGGATCGCCGCGACTGCTCGTGTGCGCTGTTCGACGTGGTGGGGGAGGGCGAGGACGCGGCCGCCGAGATGATCAGCCAGGCGGAGAACATCCCGGTCCACCTCGGCGCGATGCCGTACTCCGTCGCGGCGGCCATCGAGGCGTTCCCGCCCGCGGAGCTGGAAGACGGCGACGCGATCCTTCTGAACGACCCGTTCCACGGCGGCGCCCACCTGCCCGACATGACGCTCGTGACGCCGATCTTCGTCGATGGCGAGCTGGTCGCCGTCGCGGCCAACCGCGCTCACCACGCCGACGTGGGCGGGGGGCGCGCGGGGAGCGTCGCCGCCGACTCGACCGAAATCTACCAGGAGGGGCTGCGCGTCCCACCGGTGAAACTGTACGAGGGCGGCGACCCGGTCGAGGCCGTCTTCGACCTCCTGTTGACGAACGTACGGACCCCGGACGAGCGCCGGGGCGACTTCCGTGCCCAGCGGGCGGCCAACCGGACGGCCGTCGAACGGGTGCGCGACCTCGCGGACCGCCACGGCCTCGACACCCTGCGGGCGGCGACGACGGAGATCAAGGCCTACGCCGAGCGGCGGATGCGCGCCGAAATTTCGGAGTTGCCGGCCGGCACCGTCACCTTCGAGGACCGCCTCGACGACGACGGACAGGGGACGGAGGACGTTCGGATCGCCGTCGCGGTGACGGTCGACGGCGACGAACTCGTCGTCGACTTCGAGGGGACGAGCGAGCAGGTGCCGGGCGCGGTCAACGCCCCCCTCGCGGTGACGGCGTCGGCGACGTACTACGCGGTGCGCTGTGTGACCGATCCGGACGTGCCGCCGAACGCGGGGACGTACCGCCCCATCGAGATTCGGGCACCGGAAGGGACGGTGGTCAACGCCCGGCCGCCGGCCGCGGTGGTCGGCGGCAACCTCGAAATCTCCCAGCGCGCGACCGACGCCCTCCTCGGCGCGTTCGGCGAGGAGGCGCCGGAGCGATCCGTCGCGGCCGCACAGGGGACGATGAACAGCGTCACCTTCGGCGGGGCGGATCGGACCGGCGAGGCCTTCGCCTTCTACGAGACCATCGGCGGCGGCTACGGCGGCCGGGCGGGCGCCGACGGGATGGACGGCGTCCACGCCCACATGAGCAACACGCTCAACACGCCGGCGGAGGTGCTGGAGACCGTCTACCCCGTCCGCGTCCGGCGCTACGAGTACCGCCCCGACACCGGCGGCGCGGGCGAGTATCGGGGTGGCCTCGGCCTCCGGCGGGACGTGGAAGTGCTCGACGACGACGTTGCCTTCAGCCTGCTGGCCGACCGTCGACGACATCCGCCGTACGGCCTCGCGGGCGGCGCGCCCGGCGCGCCCGGCGAGGACTACCTGACGCCGGCGGACGACGACGCCGAGCGGATTCCGGGCAAGTCCACCCACGACCTGGACGCGGGCGACGTGGTGAGCGTCCGGACGCCGGGCGGCGGCGGGTTCGGCGACCCGGCCGACCGCGATCCGGATGCCGTCGCTCGTGACCTGCGTCTCGGAAAGGTGTCGGCGGAGACGGTTCGGCAGGTGTACGGGCTGGACCCGTCGGACCTAAAATAG
- a CDS encoding hydantoinase/oxoprolinase family protein: protein MVTDVRVGVDVGGTFTDVVVADEAGLTMLKVPSTPDAPDRGVLDGLEAATDRADFAPADADFFGHGTTVATNALLEREWAETALVTTEGFRDAVEIGRQTRPSLYDLRAEKPAPIVERDRRFEVPERLDRRGDVVEPFDGDAARAVARSIADAGVESVAVAFLFAFEDDAHERRMREALREEGVDCEVSLSSDVLPEIREYERTLATSINAALKPVMNRYLGRLEAGVADAGVPAAVKVMQSNGGMASASATRERPVNTLLSGPAAGVRGAAHVAGESGVDDVLTMDMGGTSCDVSLVQDGDPVVTTEGQVGDYPVTVPMVDVHTIGAGGGSIAWVDEGGSLRVGPRSAGADPGPICYGRGGTEPTVTDAHLLLGRIDPASFFEGSADEATVREAVRERVADPLDLSVEAAAQGIVDVANANMERALRVVSVERGHDPRDFSLVAYGGAGPLHAAELAAELDVPRVVVPRSAGVLSALGLLISDAAYEEGVSAVRPWAEVNPTDLTERFEAMEAEGRERLESEGYGPDRRRFERAVDLRYRGQSFDLRVSMPEGRLDADALDDAAARFHERHERRYGHASPDEPVELVTVRLRSRGVVDPPTLSMAGDEGGDAEATPRTTRPATFGGETGETPIYDRETLGPGAELDGPAVIEGVESTAVVPPGADAHVDDLGNVVIEP, encoded by the coding sequence ATGGTAACCGACGTACGGGTCGGGGTCGACGTCGGCGGCACGTTCACGGACGTGGTCGTCGCCGACGAGGCCGGCCTCACGATGCTCAAGGTGCCCTCGACGCCCGACGCGCCGGACCGGGGCGTCCTCGACGGGCTGGAGGCGGCGACCGACCGCGCCGACTTCGCGCCCGCGGACGCCGATTTCTTCGGCCACGGAACCACCGTCGCCACGAACGCCCTCCTCGAACGCGAGTGGGCGGAGACGGCGCTCGTGACGACCGAGGGCTTTCGCGACGCGGTGGAGATCGGTCGCCAGACGCGACCGAGCCTGTACGACCTGCGGGCGGAAAAACCGGCCCCCATCGTCGAACGCGACCGGCGCTTCGAGGTGCCCGAACGCCTCGACAGACGGGGCGACGTCGTCGAACCGTTCGACGGGGACGCCGCCCGCGCCGTCGCGCGCTCCATCGCCGACGCCGGCGTCGAGAGCGTCGCCGTCGCCTTCCTCTTTGCCTTCGAGGACGACGCCCACGAGCGCCGGATGCGCGAGGCCCTTCGGGAGGAGGGCGTCGACTGCGAGGTATCGCTGTCGAGCGACGTGCTCCCCGAGATTCGGGAGTACGAGCGCACGCTCGCGACGAGCATCAACGCCGCGCTCAAGCCGGTGATGAACCGGTATCTCGGCCGACTGGAGGCTGGTGTCGCCGACGCCGGCGTCCCGGCGGCGGTGAAGGTGATGCAGTCCAACGGGGGCATGGCCTCGGCGTCGGCGACCCGCGAGCGGCCGGTGAACACCCTGCTCTCCGGGCCGGCCGCGGGCGTCCGCGGCGCCGCCCACGTCGCCGGCGAGAGCGGCGTCGACGACGTACTCACGATGGACATGGGCGGCACCTCGTGTGACGTGTCGCTGGTGCAGGACGGCGACCCCGTGGTTACGACGGAGGGCCAAGTCGGCGACTACCCCGTCACCGTCCCGATGGTCGACGTCCACACCATCGGTGCCGGCGGCGGCTCCATCGCGTGGGTGGACGAAGGCGGGAGCCTCCGTGTCGGCCCCCGGTCCGCGGGGGCGGACCCCGGCCCCATCTGTTACGGCCGCGGCGGCACCGAACCGACCGTCACCGACGCCCACCTCCTCCTGGGTCGGATCGACCCCGCCTCCTTCTTCGAGGGGAGCGCGGACGAGGCGACGGTCCGGGAGGCGGTTCGCGAGCGGGTGGCCGACCCCCTCGACCTGAGCGTCGAGGCGGCGGCTCAGGGCATCGTCGACGTGGCCAACGCGAACATGGAGCGCGCGCTGCGGGTCGTCTCGGTCGAACGCGGCCACGACCCCCGCGACTTCTCGCTCGTGGCCTACGGCGGCGCCGGGCCGCTCCACGCCGCGGAACTCGCGGCGGAACTCGACGTGCCGCGGGTCGTCGTCCCCCGATCAGCCGGCGTCCTCTCGGCGCTCGGCCTCCTCATCAGCGACGCGGCCTACGAGGAGGGCGTCTCCGCGGTGCGCCCGTGGGCCGAGGTGAATCCCACCGATCTGACCGAGCGCTTCGAGGCGATGGAAGCCGAGGGGCGAGAGCGGCTGGAGTCGGAGGGGTACGGCCCCGACCGACGGCGATTCGAGCGCGCGGTCGACCTGCGGTACCGCGGCCAGTCGTTCGACCTTCGGGTGTCGATGCCGGAGGGTCGTCTCGACGCCGACGCCCTCGACGACGCCGCCGCACGGTTCCACGAACGTCACGAACGGCGGTACGGCCACGCCTCGCCGGACGAACCGGTCGAACTCGTGACGGTGCGCCTGCGCTCGCGCGGCGTCGTCGACCCGCCCACACTATCGATGGCGGGGGACGAGGGGGGCGACGCCGAGGCGACACCCCGGACGACGCGACCGGCGACGTTCGGCGGCGAGACGGGCGAGACGCCGATATACGACCGTGAGACGCTGGGTCCGGGCGCCGAACTCGACGGCCCGGCGGTGATCGAGGGCGTCGAGAGCACGGCCGTCGTCCCGCCGGGGGCGGACGCACACGTCGACGACCTGGGGAACGTGGTGATCGAGCCATGA